One segment of Eriocheir sinensis breed Jianghai 21 unplaced genomic scaffold, ASM2467909v1 Scaffold33, whole genome shotgun sequence DNA contains the following:
- the LOC126991746 gene encoding polyamine deacetylase HDAC10-like has product MQLLTPQTQQLRERTGNIQSASSGCGRCWGVPGCWGEASGCSLQAQREEVELPHSQERGLHVQGEEELQTLQENYKSVYLHPATYAFALLSAGSLLRVVDEVFAGRARAGVGIIRPPATTPSWTAPMASASTTTWSSPPTGWDAKVGAAWVLVVVWDVHHGSGIQHVFVAEPRVLYVSLHCHHHGLFFPSSEDPNYDEWGRDLAKATTLTLPGTR; this is encoded by the exons ATGCAGCTCCTGACACCACAGACACAGCAGCTCAGGGAGAGGACTG ggAACATCCAGAGCGCATCCAGCGGGTGTGGGAGATGCTGGGGCGTGCCGGGGTGCTGGGGCGAGGCCAGCGGCtgcag CCTCCAGGCCCAGCGTGAGGAGGTGGAGCTCCCACACAGCCAGGAACGTGGCCTTCATgttcagggggaggaggagctgcaGACCCTTCAGGAGAACTACAAGTCTGTCTACCTCCACCCTGCCACCTACGCCTTTGCCCTGCTCTCGGCCGGCTCACTGCTGCGG GTCGTGGACGAGGTGTTTGCAGGCCGAGCCAGGGCCGGCGTGGGCATCATCCGTCCCCCGGCCACCACGCCGAGCTGGACCGCCCCCATGGCTTCTGCTTCTACAACAACGTGGTCGTCGCCGCCAACAGGCTGGGATGCCAAGGTGGGCGCTGCTTG ggtgctggtggtggtctgGGATGTGCACCACGGCAGCGGCATCCAGCACGTGTTTGTGGCCGAGCCGAGGGTGCTGTACGTGTCcctccactgccaccaccacggcctcttcttcccatcctctgagGACCCAAACTACGACGAGTGGGGACGGGACCTGGCCAAGGCTACAACATTAACATTACCTGGAACAAGGTGA